A section of the Callithrix jacchus isolate 240 chromosome 14, calJac240_pri, whole genome shotgun sequence genome encodes:
- the LOC118147206 gene encoding DNA repair protein REV1-like isoform X3 — MESKLASLGIKTYGDLQYMTMAKLQKEFGPKTGQMLYRFCRGLDDRPVQTEKERKSVSAEINYGIRFTQVGIHVNQLVPADPNTSTCPSRPSIQSSHFPRGSHSVRDIFQVQKAMKSTEEEHKEELALSCHIFLHICRPVSVLILTRLSLQGNGMVCILLSVCSQDLTLV; from the exons ATGGAATCTAAGTTGGCATCTTTAGGAATTAAAACGTATGGAGACTTGCAGTATATGACCATGGCAAAACTCCAGAAAGAATTTGGTCCCAAAACAGGTCAGATGCTTTATAGATTCTGCCGTGGCTTGGATGATAGACCAGTTCAAactgagaaggagagaaaatctGTTTCAGCTGAGATCAACTATGGAATCCGGTTTACTCAG GTTGGGATTCACGTTAATCAGTTGGTTCCAGCTGATCCGAACACTTCCACATGTCCCAGTCGCCCATCGATTCAGTCAAGCCACTTTCCTCGTGGGTCACACTCTGTCCGTGATATCTTCCAAGTTCAGAAAGCTATGAAATCCACAGAAGAGGAGCACAAAGAAG AACTTGCACTTTCTTGCCACATTTTCCTGCACATCTGCCGACCAGTATCAGTCCTGATACTAACAAGACTGAGTCTTCAGGGAAATGGAATGGTCTGCATTCTCCTGTCAGTGTGCAGTCAAGACTTAACCTTAGTATAG
- the LOC118147206 gene encoding DNA repair protein REV1-like isoform X4: MPTSFMPRCLIHSTHWCKKKGTLAGVEHSMESKLASLGIKTYGDLQYMTMAKLQKEFGPKTGQMLYRFCRGLDDRPVQTEKERKSVSAEINYGIRFTQVGIHVNQLVPADPNTSTCPSRPSIQSSHFPRGSHSVRDIFQVQKAMKSTEEEHKEAGSVCSRSTST; this comes from the exons ATGCCCACCTCCTTCATGCCACGATGCTTGATCCACTCCACACATTGGTGCAAGAAAAAGGGCACCTTGGCAG GAGTTGAACATTCAATGGAATCTAAGTTGGCATCTTTAGGAATTAAAACGTATGGAGACTTGCAGTATATGACCATGGCAAAACTCCAGAAAGAATTTGGTCCCAAAACAGGTCAGATGCTTTATAGATTCTGCCGTGGCTTGGATGATAGACCAGTTCAAactgagaaggagagaaaatctGTTTCAGCTGAGATCAACTATGGAATCCGGTTTACTCAG GTTGGGATTCACGTTAATCAGTTGGTTCCAGCTGATCCGAACACTTCCACATGTCCCAGTCGCCCATCGATTCAGTCAAGCCACTTTCCTCGTGGGTCACACTCTGTCCGTGATATCTTCCAAGTTCAGAAAGCTATGAAATCCACAGAAGAGGAGCACAAAGAAG CTGGATCAGTCTGTTCTAGAAGCACTTCCACCTGA
- the LOC118147206 gene encoding DNA repair protein REV1-like isoform X1: MPTSFMPRCLIHSTHWCKKKGTLAGVEHSMESKLASLGIKTYGDLQYMTMAKLQKEFGPKTGQMLYRFCRGLDDRPVQTEKERKSVSAEINYGIRFTQVGIHVNQLVPADPNTSTCPSRPSIQSSHFPRGSHSVRDIFQVQKAMKSTEEEHKEELALSCHIFLHICRPVSVLILTRLSLQGNGMVCILLSVCSQDLTLV; encoded by the exons ATGCCCACCTCCTTCATGCCACGATGCTTGATCCACTCCACACATTGGTGCAAGAAAAAGGGCACCTTGGCAG GAGTTGAACATTCAATGGAATCTAAGTTGGCATCTTTAGGAATTAAAACGTATGGAGACTTGCAGTATATGACCATGGCAAAACTCCAGAAAGAATTTGGTCCCAAAACAGGTCAGATGCTTTATAGATTCTGCCGTGGCTTGGATGATAGACCAGTTCAAactgagaaggagagaaaatctGTTTCAGCTGAGATCAACTATGGAATCCGGTTTACTCAG GTTGGGATTCACGTTAATCAGTTGGTTCCAGCTGATCCGAACACTTCCACATGTCCCAGTCGCCCATCGATTCAGTCAAGCCACTTTCCTCGTGGGTCACACTCTGTCCGTGATATCTTCCAAGTTCAGAAAGCTATGAAATCCACAGAAGAGGAGCACAAAGAAG AACTTGCACTTTCTTGCCACATTTTCCTGCACATCTGCCGACCAGTATCAGTCCTGATACTAACAAGACTGAGTCTTCAGGGAAATGGAATGGTCTGCATTCTCCTGTCAGTGTGCAGTCAAGACTTAACCTTAGTATAG